In Sporosarcina psychrophila, a genomic segment contains:
- a CDS encoding GNAT family N-acetyltransferase, with protein MMELKTERLRLIPLNAVNLKLLIDNQKAMELKLSLSHSDEILSEELRQAMEYRLTKVVNDKQNYLWNTNWLIVSDDNNCVIGGMMLKGLPNANGEVIIGYYTLPNYQGNGYMTETIIRTKSWLLSQPNVRYIIADTEKDNNASHRVLEKTGAEMYKETEELYYWRIF; from the coding sequence ATGATGGAATTAAAGACAGAACGGTTAAGATTAATACCCTTAAATGCAGTAAACTTAAAATTACTAATTGATAATCAGAAGGCAATGGAATTAAAGTTATCACTAAGTCATTCAGATGAAATTCTTAGTGAGGAACTTAGGCAAGCCATGGAATATAGACTTACAAAGGTAGTAAATGATAAGCAAAATTATTTGTGGAATACAAATTGGTTAATTGTTTCTGATGATAATAATTGTGTAATTGGCGGCATGATGCTAAAGGGCTTACCAAATGCAAATGGTGAAGTAATAATCGGCTATTACACATTGCCTAACTATCAAGGTAATGGCTATATGACGGAAACGATTATTAGAACGAAAAGTTGGCTGTTAAGTCAGCCTAATGTTCGGTATATAATTGCAGATACCGAAAAAGACAATAATGCTTCTCATAGAGTATTAGAAAAGACGGGTGCAGAAATGTATAAAGAAACGGAAGAATTATATTATTGGAGAATTTTTTAG
- a CDS encoding carboxylate--amine ligase — MTNNNFIPIIIGTDMNAYNMAISFHEEYGINPILVGKESLSFTSLSSIIKTIELNPKLPEQQVFVSFLKEIAEKYAEPGKKMLLIGTNDLYVRMIIENADELKSHFVFNYISEPLMNDVLVKSNFYKLCAEHGIEAPATYYYSCRDEKPFSEKVMFPIIIKPSNGVEYYKNPFAGMEKVYKVDSYDEVHNVITTIKAGGYREDLIIQDYIPGDDTYMWDSVFYMNSHGKAELITFAQVVLQEHTVTAIGNYTALITRYNEEMMLKLKGFLEALNYVGYANFDLKYDERDGKFKVFEVNIRQGRSSYYITACGHNMAKYLVDDVIHGQQKELTLLNEKFLFTVVPKIVLKKFVSNQEVLKDVKALLRAGKYGNPLFYKKDRHFKRKLYLFARQVNYYRKYKNSTW, encoded by the coding sequence ATGACAAATAATAATTTCATACCAATCATTATCGGAACAGACATGAATGCTTACAACATGGCGATCTCATTCCATGAAGAGTATGGGATCAACCCAATTCTAGTAGGAAAAGAATCTTTATCATTCACCAGTTTAAGCTCAATTATAAAGACGATAGAACTCAATCCAAAACTGCCTGAACAACAAGTATTCGTGAGCTTCTTGAAAGAGATTGCAGAGAAGTATGCGGAGCCAGGGAAAAAAATGCTGCTTATCGGAACAAATGATCTTTACGTCCGGATGATTATTGAAAATGCGGACGAGCTGAAAAGTCATTTCGTGTTTAATTATATTTCGGAACCACTTATGAACGATGTGCTCGTTAAATCGAATTTTTATAAGTTATGCGCAGAACATGGTATTGAAGCACCGGCTACATATTACTATTCTTGTCGGGATGAAAAGCCATTCTCAGAAAAGGTCATGTTCCCAATCATTATCAAACCAAGCAACGGTGTCGAGTACTATAAGAATCCGTTTGCAGGCATGGAAAAAGTGTATAAGGTCGATTCCTACGATGAAGTCCATAACGTTATTACAACGATTAAAGCGGGCGGCTATAGAGAGGATCTCATTATCCAGGACTATATTCCAGGGGACGATACATACATGTGGGATTCCGTATTCTACATGAACAGTCATGGAAAAGCTGAGCTGATCACTTTCGCACAAGTCGTGCTACAAGAGCATACCGTCACTGCGATAGGGAATTATACAGCGCTTATTACTCGGTATAATGAAGAGATGATGTTGAAACTAAAAGGCTTCCTTGAAGCATTGAACTACGTCGGTTACGCGAACTTTGATTTGAAGTATGACGAACGGGACGGTAAGTTCAAAGTGTTTGAGGTGAATATACGACAAGGACGATCAAGCTACTATATTACGGCTTGTGGACATAATATGGCGAAGTATCTAGTCGATGACGTCATTCACGGTCAACAGAAAGAGCTGACGCTACTGAATGAAAAATTCCTATTCACTGTCGTACCTAAAATCGTACTGAAGAAATTTGTGTCGAACCAAGAAGTACTCAAAGATGTGAAAGCATTGCTTAGAGCTGGGAAATACGGCAATCCATTGTTTTATAAAAAAGACCGTCATTTCAAGCGTAAGCTGTATTTATTCGCCAGACAAGTTAATTACTATCGTAAATATAAAAATAGTACATGGTAA
- a CDS encoding DUF4179 domain-containing protein: protein MTEQNRFKEVINEIPVPSEELDAILIDAFKQEKKIIKFPFKRMVKYTAVVGILSICTISSAYVSPAFANFVTQIPVIGHAFDYFILQEDYYQAYEEISTDIGLVEKSNGVELIIEKAFYDGNTVTLSYVLRTEEDLGSFPTFENLPTNISNAGYEGEYVDGVGYVGMMTLSMLEDAKETVNVFWKPNSISSDQKTIEGDWQFAFSLNALKGSHVSINEQVSKEGITVELIDAIKTDVNLTVNYLQNVKPSVHNNWMYVEAELHAIDNLGNEYKVPYTGGTGTKGGDSSEDITWNATIHGLAQEATSITFYPFAHVSNSQSDNKRIDFEPIIVELE from the coding sequence ATGACCGAGCAAAACCGCTTTAAAGAAGTGATAAATGAAATTCCTGTTCCTTCTGAAGAGTTAGATGCTATTTTGATAGATGCTTTTAAACAGGAGAAAAAGATAATAAAATTCCCCTTCAAACGAATGGTTAAATATACTGCAGTTGTAGGGATTCTGTCTATTTGTACGATTTCCTCTGCTTATGTGTCACCTGCATTTGCTAACTTTGTCACGCAAATTCCAGTCATTGGTCATGCATTCGACTATTTCATCTTACAAGAAGACTATTATCAAGCGTATGAGGAAATCAGTACAGATATTGGTTTAGTTGAAAAAAGTAATGGCGTCGAACTAATTATTGAGAAAGCATTTTATGATGGGAATACGGTGACGCTTTCGTATGTACTGCGAACAGAAGAGGATTTAGGTTCATTTCCAACTTTCGAAAATCTGCCCACTAATATAAGTAATGCTGGCTATGAAGGAGAGTATGTCGATGGAGTCGGCTATGTTGGCATGATGACCTTATCAATGCTGGAGGACGCTAAGGAGACGGTAAATGTTTTTTGGAAACCAAATTCGATTTCTTCAGATCAAAAGACAATAGAAGGGGATTGGCAGTTTGCATTTTCTTTAAATGCGCTAAAGGGATCACATGTTTCGATTAATGAACAAGTAAGTAAAGAAGGTATTACAGTCGAATTAATTGACGCAATCAAAACAGATGTTAATTTAACAGTAAACTATTTACAAAATGTCAAACCATCCGTTCATAACAACTGGATGTACGTTGAAGCAGAGTTACATGCAATTGATAATTTAGGTAACGAATATAAAGTGCCTTATACTGGCGGAACAGGAACAAAAGGTGGAGATTCCAGTGAAGATATCACATGGAATGCAACGATTCATGGTCTTGCCCAAGAAGCAACATCCATTACATTTTATCCATTCGCACATGTAAGCAATAGTCAAAGCGATAATAAACGTATTGATTTCGAACCGATTATTGTGGAATTAGAGTAG
- a CDS encoding DUF871 domain-containing protein: protein MRKLGISIYPQYGTEIELVNYMEKASFYGFTRMFTCLMSATDEQDTQQLQTLLKKANELEFEVIADVSPSVFEEKNLSYKDLSYFKELGLSGLRLDLGFSGLEESVMSFNDYGLSIELNMSQGTKYLENILSYQPNKQKIIGCHNFYPRRYTGLSREHFLKCSAQYKENGIRTAAMISSKDAEFGPWPVQEGLPTLEEHRFLPIDVQAKDFFQTNLIDDLIIGNAFASEEELKSLSLLNRYLLELKVDFKEQTSQMEKEIALENPHFNRGDVSAYVIRSTQSRVLYQQHDFPAHDTDTIARGSVTIDNSGYERYKGELHIALSPMENSGNTNIVATVDKEEQFLLDQIHPWQKFKLIEK, encoded by the coding sequence ATGAGAAAGCTCGGAATTTCAATTTATCCACAGTATGGGACAGAAATAGAACTCGTCAACTATATGGAAAAAGCTAGTTTCTATGGTTTCACACGTATGTTCACCTGTCTAATGTCCGCAACGGATGAACAAGATACCCAACAACTGCAAACTCTTTTAAAAAAGGCAAACGAACTCGAGTTTGAAGTTATTGCCGATGTCAGTCCATCGGTTTTCGAAGAAAAAAATCTTTCCTATAAAGATTTATCGTATTTTAAGGAACTTGGTCTGTCTGGGCTTAGGCTTGACCTCGGTTTTTCAGGATTAGAAGAAAGCGTTATGTCTTTCAATGACTATGGACTTTCCATTGAATTGAATATGAGTCAAGGAACGAAATACCTTGAAAATATTCTTTCCTATCAACCGAACAAGCAAAAAATAATTGGTTGCCATAACTTTTATCCTCGACGTTACACGGGCCTATCAAGAGAACATTTCCTCAAATGCTCTGCCCAATATAAAGAAAATGGCATCCGTACAGCAGCTATGATTTCTTCAAAAGATGCAGAGTTTGGACCGTGGCCAGTCCAAGAAGGCCTTCCAACTCTTGAGGAGCATCGCTTTTTACCCATTGATGTTCAAGCAAAGGATTTCTTCCAAACAAATCTCATTGATGATTTGATTATCGGTAATGCTTTTGCGTCAGAGGAGGAGTTAAAAAGTTTATCCTTGCTCAACCGCTATTTATTAGAATTAAAGGTGGACTTTAAAGAACAAACTTCACAGATGGAGAAAGAAATTGCGTTAGAAAATCCACACTTCAACCGTGGAGATGTTTCCGCCTATGTTATCCGTTCTACGCAAAGTCGTGTTCTCTATCAACAACATGACTTCCCAGCTCATGATACAGATACAATTGCTCGTGGAAGTGTCACAATCGATAATTCCGGCTATGAGCGTTACAAAGGTGAACTCCATATTGCCCTCTCTCCTATGGAGAACAGTGGAAACACAAATATTGTTGCAACAGTTGACAAAGAGGAACAGTTTTTACTAGATCAGATTCATCCTTGGCAAAAATTTAAGCTAATCGAAAAGTAA
- a CDS encoding DUF2935 domain-containing protein, with protein sequence MKEHAFFLSLGFTADDTELIREAQQFIAVFERIEEQISNYNETTDPNVIRQLNIQVYQAAASIWAYKRKVLGLILRCQIVSNNIPLLVDHTSREAAYFAKRLKELNEGKLIPLPEAIIKENVFFLKIMADHSKFISHLLDPSERKLVDQAREFSHDFDQLLFQAQDLDHMRPQSETQPLLEHFLDQNRVSVVSLRDFKKTARDLIEACKIKSNIPALLADHVYREADHFLQIIDAFDEHLTTQST encoded by the coding sequence ATGAAGGAACACGCTTTCTTTTTAAGTCTCGGGTTTACTGCAGATGATACAGAACTTATTCGAGAAGCACAGCAATTTATTGCAGTATTTGAACGAATTGAAGAACAAATTAGCAATTACAACGAAACAACAGATCCGAATGTAATTAGACAACTAAACATTCAAGTGTATCAGGCGGCAGCTTCTATTTGGGCATATAAACGAAAAGTACTGGGATTGATATTACGGTGCCAAATTGTGTCCAATAATATTCCTTTATTAGTTGATCATACAAGCCGAGAGGCGGCTTATTTTGCTAAGCGATTGAAAGAATTAAATGAAGGTAAGCTGATACCTTTACCTGAGGCAATTATTAAAGAGAATGTGTTTTTCTTAAAAATAATGGCGGATCACTCAAAATTCATCAGCCATCTATTAGACCCATCCGAAAGAAAACTTGTCGATCAAGCTCGAGAATTTAGCCATGATTTCGACCAACTTCTTTTCCAAGCACAAGATTTGGATCACATGCGTCCTCAGTCAGAAACTCAACCGCTTTTAGAACACTTTCTTGACCAAAATCGCGTTTCTGTCGTATCGTTACGCGATTTCAAAAAGACGGCAAGAGATTTAATTGAAGCATGTAAAATAAAGAGCAACATTCCCGCTTTGCTTGCTGACCACGTTTACCGTGAAGCGGATCACTTCCTTCAAATTATTGATGCATTCGATGAGCATCTTACAACACAAAGTACTTAA
- a CDS encoding 6-phospho-beta-glucosidase has product MKIAVIGGGSSYTPELIEGIILRATQIKADEIVLVDIEAGKEKLEIVGSLAKRMIKKSGLPITIELTFDRVKAITNADFVLTQFRVGGLDARASDERIPLKYDVIGQETVGPGGFAKALRTIPVILDICKEIEQYSNDAWLINFTNPAGIVTEAIHKYTSVKAIGLCNVPINMKQMTATILEVDRDNLNMSFAGLNHLVYATKVFVNGEDKMSTLIERIAEGRNMNMRNIHDAPWDKEFLQALNALPCPYHRYYYMMDEMLIEEKEAAELRGTRAEQVKIIEKGLFETYKNPNLDVKPKELEERGGSLYSEAAISLISSIVTNDHAIHTVNVPNNGTITDLPDNVVIEVSCTVNSEGPQPIQVGKLPPELNGLIQQIKAFEQLTIEAAVTGNKQKALLALTTNPFVPSSKVAKLLLDEILEVNQAYLPQFSMKALV; this is encoded by the coding sequence ATGAAAATTGCGGTAATCGGTGGTGGCAGTAGCTATACACCTGAACTAATCGAAGGTATTATTCTTCGGGCGACTCAAATAAAAGCAGATGAAATCGTATTGGTTGATATTGAAGCGGGAAAAGAAAAACTTGAAATTGTCGGTTCTCTTGCAAAGAGAATGATTAAAAAAAGCGGTCTTCCCATCACGATTGAACTTACCTTTGATCGTGTTAAAGCAATTACAAATGCAGATTTTGTATTAACACAATTTCGGGTTGGTGGTCTTGATGCAAGGGCAAGTGATGAACGTATCCCACTAAAATACGATGTAATTGGTCAAGAAACTGTTGGACCTGGGGGATTTGCAAAAGCCCTTCGGACGATTCCCGTCATCCTCGATATTTGTAAAGAGATTGAGCAATATTCAAATGATGCCTGGTTGATTAACTTTACCAACCCAGCAGGAATAGTAACAGAAGCAATTCATAAGTACACGTCTGTCAAAGCTATCGGTCTCTGTAATGTGCCTATTAATATGAAACAAATGACTGCAACTATTTTAGAAGTTGATCGAGATAATCTAAACATGTCCTTTGCCGGATTAAATCACCTTGTCTATGCAACAAAGGTATTCGTCAACGGTGAGGATAAAATGAGTACACTTATCGAGCGCATCGCTGAGGGACGCAATATGAATATGCGCAACATTCATGATGCGCCATGGGATAAAGAGTTTTTACAAGCGTTAAATGCTTTGCCATGCCCCTATCATCGTTATTACTACATGATGGATGAAATGCTGATTGAAGAAAAAGAAGCAGCCGAACTCAGAGGAACACGTGCTGAACAAGTTAAAATCATTGAAAAAGGATTATTTGAAACCTATAAGAATCCTAATTTAGACGTCAAACCGAAAGAATTAGAAGAACGAGGCGGTTCACTTTATTCAGAAGCAGCCATCTCTCTTATTTCATCAATTGTTACCAATGACCATGCCATTCATACGGTGAACGTCCCTAATAATGGAACCATTACAGATCTCCCGGATAATGTTGTTATTGAAGTGTCTTGTACTGTTAATAGTGAAGGACCACAGCCCATTCAAGTTGGTAAACTCCCTCCTGAATTGAACGGCTTAATCCAACAGATAAAAGCATTTGAACAATTAACAATCGAAGCTGCTGTGACCGGAAATAAACAAAAAGCGTTGCTTGCCTTAACAACTAATCCGTTTGTTCCTTCCAGTAAAGTAGCTAAGTTATTGTTAGATGAGATACTAGAAGTCAATCAAGCCTATTTACCACAGTTTTCAATGAAGGCACTAGTGTAA
- a CDS encoding PTS sugar transporter subunit IIC translates to MNGKMDKFMEIGGRIGAQRHLAAIRDGFVIIMPLMILGSMVTLINNLPIEAYQNFMEMIFGGDAWKQFGGAVWTGTFAIVSLLIAFTISYQLARSYDKDGLSAGVVSFASLLTITTPIAEGSGLPLVWAGSQGLFIAIIVALVSTEIFTRLLGNKRLVMKMPPSVPTAVAKSFAALFPAMIAISIFGLIKVFTLVAGMPDIHQAFFDALQEPVSKLANTPGSAIVLALIIHVLWFFGLHGGNVMEPVMQAVYLPAIEANIKAFEAGLEIPYIVTKPFFDAFMYLGGTGATLGLIIAVFIAGRRHKHYRNISGLSAGPSLFNINEPILFGFPIVLNPLLIIPFILTPVVLVIFSYVMIATGIVPKTVNLIPWTTPPVIGGFLATGSWKGAVLAAVNLIISVVIYLPFVKIAERIEVKKLQEELALQDEADSRQQQNELSVQDGPILQPEEKTLISSRK, encoded by the coding sequence ATGAACGGAAAAATGGATAAGTTTATGGAAATTGGTGGTCGTATTGGGGCTCAACGTCACCTAGCTGCCATTCGTGATGGCTTTGTTATTATCATGCCATTAATGATTCTTGGTTCAATGGTTACGCTTATCAATAATTTGCCGATTGAAGCATACCAGAATTTTATGGAGATGATTTTTGGCGGTGATGCTTGGAAGCAATTTGGTGGGGCCGTTTGGACGGGGACATTCGCAATTGTTTCGTTACTTATCGCCTTCACAATTTCCTATCAACTTGCCCGTTCATACGATAAGGACGGTCTGTCAGCCGGGGTTGTCTCTTTTGCTTCTTTACTAACGATTACAACGCCCATTGCGGAGGGCTCAGGATTACCATTAGTTTGGGCCGGTTCACAAGGATTATTTATCGCTATTATTGTAGCACTCGTTTCAACTGAGATTTTCACGAGATTACTTGGCAATAAGAGGCTCGTAATGAAGATGCCTCCTAGCGTTCCGACAGCGGTAGCAAAATCATTTGCAGCTCTATTCCCAGCTATGATTGCAATAAGTATATTTGGTCTAATTAAGGTATTTACTTTAGTAGCAGGTATGCCTGATATCCATCAAGCATTCTTCGATGCATTACAGGAGCCAGTCTCCAAATTGGCTAACACACCTGGGTCGGCCATTGTTCTTGCATTGATTATCCATGTTCTTTGGTTTTTTGGACTTCATGGAGGAAATGTTATGGAGCCAGTTATGCAAGCGGTTTATTTACCAGCAATTGAAGCAAATATAAAAGCATTTGAAGCTGGATTAGAAATTCCTTATATCGTAACAAAACCATTTTTTGATGCCTTTATGTATTTAGGGGGTACAGGTGCAACGCTTGGTTTGATCATTGCGGTGTTTATTGCAGGCCGTCGTCATAAACATTATCGAAACATATCGGGCTTGAGTGCGGGACCAAGTCTATTTAATATTAATGAGCCAATTCTATTTGGTTTCCCGATTGTGTTAAATCCATTGTTAATCATTCCATTCATCTTGACGCCAGTAGTTCTGGTAATCTTTAGTTACGTTATGATTGCAACTGGAATTGTTCCAAAAACGGTTAACCTCATCCCATGGACAACACCACCTGTTATTGGTGGGTTTTTGGCCACAGGATCTTGGAAAGGGGCTGTATTAGCCGCTGTTAACTTAATCATTTCAGTAGTAATTTATCTGCCATTTGTTAAAATTGCGGAAAGAATTGAAGTGAAAAAACTTCAAGAAGAACTGGCATTACAAGATGAAGCTGATTCTCGTCAACAACAAAATGAATTATCAGTCCAAGATGGGCCTATATTACAACCAGAAGAAAAAACATTAATCTCAAGTAGGAAGTAG
- a CDS encoding PTS lactose/cellobiose transporter subunit IIA yields MNLEEQIMQIILYSGNAKSTAFEAIQAAKENNFDQANELIEKANVEMSNAHRVQTFLIQSEIRGEKVESSLLLIHAQDHLMNAITFKDLAGEFIALYEAMNSCRKS; encoded by the coding sequence ATGAACTTAGAAGAACAAATCATGCAGATCATTCTTTATAGCGGGAATGCAAAAAGCACTGCCTTCGAGGCGATTCAAGCTGCAAAAGAAAATAATTTTGATCAGGCTAACGAATTGATTGAAAAAGCAAATGTGGAAATGAGCAATGCACATCGTGTTCAAACATTTTTAATACAGTCAGAAATTCGTGGTGAGAAAGTAGAATCCTCTCTCCTGCTCATTCATGCACAAGATCATCTTATGAACGCAATCACATTTAAAGATCTTGCAGGTGAATTTATCGCCTTATATGAAGCGATGAATAGCTGCCGGAAAAGTTGA
- a CDS encoding S66 peptidase family protein: MAIKPPHLQPGDTVGIVTLGSPLAASRIDAGITTLRNMGFKVLVGEHVYSSNGFLAATPQQMASDLMNMFQNKEVKWILPSRGGVGVASILPFLDFSIISQNPKIVSGYSDITVLLNVLYEYADLISFHSLLLLDFNPNTPAYNFNQFFSATTTLTAPWLINNPPGMLLESLVPGNVTGPVVGGNLTSFIGTLGTSFEINTEGKIIVLEETHEPINTVYRYLNHLLLAKKFDDCVGIIMGECTNCVDAYGKSYNDLINDFLVPLGKPLMSNLATGHGIYKATIPIGATLNMNTVNRTITVMEPAVS, encoded by the coding sequence ATGGCTATAAAACCACCTCACTTGCAGCCAGGAGATACTGTTGGGATTGTTACGTTGGGGAGTCCATTGGCAGCAAGTAGAATAGATGCAGGAATAACAACTTTACGGAATATGGGGTTTAAAGTACTTGTAGGCGAGCATGTCTATTCATCGAATGGATTCCTCGCAGCGACGCCCCAACAAATGGCGTCGGATTTGATGAACATGTTTCAGAATAAAGAAGTGAAATGGATATTGCCCTCAAGGGGCGGCGTTGGTGTAGCAAGTATTCTCCCCTTCCTCGACTTTTCTATCATTTCTCAAAATCCGAAAATCGTCTCAGGCTACAGTGACATTACAGTACTACTAAATGTACTGTACGAATATGCGGACTTAATTTCATTTCACAGCCTTCTCCTGCTAGACTTCAATCCAAATACTCCGGCATATAATTTCAATCAATTCTTCTCAGCAACCACAACATTAACCGCGCCTTGGCTAATAAATAATCCACCTGGTATGCTTCTCGAAAGCTTAGTTCCCGGAAACGTAACCGGTCCCGTTGTCGGAGGCAATCTCACATCTTTCATCGGTACGTTAGGAACTTCTTTTGAAATCAATACGGAAGGAAAAATTATCGTACTTGAAGAAACGCATGAACCGATTAACACAGTTTACAGGTATTTGAATCATCTTTTATTAGCCAAGAAGTTCGATGATTGCGTAGGGATAATAATGGGGGAATGTACAAATTGTGTAGATGCATATGGAAAGTCCTATAACGATCTTATAAACGATTTTCTAGTCCCTTTAGGTAAACCACTCATGTCCAATCTAGCAACTGGACATGGCATTTATAAAGCTACAATACCTATTGGGGCAACCTTGAATATGAATACAGTTAACCGGACAATAACTGTGATGGAACCTGCTGTTAGCTAG
- a CDS encoding methyl-accepting chemotaxis protein: protein MLTKSYLFMKLVVVHGVLVLSVGGAASLFAQWESLLLAYLAIGVLTIMSILAFYLTFGKTFTLLAQTALEASSLTKIDCSNTPDDIKKLHLVIHSLSNDNEVLFQQVSDASMHVIMSAGELTAISEATSATSADINSAILGISHEVLHQVADMEIVSNRVKMMNDSIDMMNQQNQIISQVTTNSEMATQQGAEMVAQLKQSNEKSLHASDQISVSISALYNKTLDISRITETIKGISSETNLLALNASIEAARAGVHGKGFAIVASEVRKLAEQSNTSTQQIQKMIASIEHETEKTIQTMTETISHSRQLDESVKATEKEFIAIRQAVTQTIEAIDTLNDELKKVTEQNHTISIAVQNSSDVSQQTATSVENITSSIKKQSKMIAMIAESAGSLSVISMQLDSIVES from the coding sequence ATGCTTACAAAGAGTTACTTATTCATGAAATTAGTAGTCGTCCATGGTGTCCTTGTTTTATCCGTCGGAGGAGCTGCCTCTCTTTTTGCACAATGGGAAAGCTTGCTTCTTGCCTATTTAGCCATTGGCGTACTTACAATTATGAGCATACTGGCATTCTATTTAACTTTTGGAAAAACATTTACGTTATTGGCACAAACCGCGTTGGAGGCTTCATCACTAACGAAAATAGATTGTTCGAATACACCGGATGACATTAAAAAGCTGCATTTGGTCATTCACAGCCTTTCGAATGACAATGAGGTGCTTTTCCAACAAGTTAGTGATGCAAGTATGCACGTCATAATGTCTGCCGGAGAACTTACAGCCATTTCCGAAGCAACCTCAGCCACCAGTGCTGATATCAACAGCGCCATTCTTGGCATTTCACACGAAGTATTACATCAGGTCGCAGATATGGAAATCGTCAGCAACCGAGTGAAAATGATGAACGATTCAATTGATATGATGAATCAACAAAATCAGATCATTAGTCAAGTGACAACAAATTCAGAAATGGCCACACAACAAGGTGCAGAGATGGTTGCACAGCTTAAACAATCCAATGAAAAATCCTTACACGCCTCAGACCAAATTAGTGTAAGCATTTCAGCACTATATAATAAAACATTGGATATTTCCCGGATAACCGAAACGATTAAAGGTATTTCTTCAGAAACAAATTTATTGGCATTAAACGCTAGTATAGAAGCAGCAAGGGCGGGAGTGCATGGGAAAGGGTTTGCTATCGTTGCTAGTGAAGTACGTAAATTAGCGGAGCAGTCAAATACTTCAACACAACAAATTCAAAAAATGATCGCAAGCATTGAACACGAAACAGAAAAGACCATCCAGACAATGACGGAAACCATCTCCCATTCCAGGCAGCTTGATGAATCCGTTAAAGCAACGGAAAAAGAATTCATCGCCATTCGGCAAGCCGTTACACAAACCATTGAAGCAATCGATACTTTAAATGATGAATTAAAAAAAGTGACCGAACAAAACCATACGATATCGATTGCTGTCCAAAACTCATCCGATGTTTCTCAGCAAACTGCAACATCCGTAGAAAATATTACTTCATCAATAAAAAAACAAAGCAAAATGATCGCCATGATTGCAGAGTCCGCCGGAAGTCTAAGCGTGATCAGCATGCAGCTAGATTCGATAGTGGAATCTTAA
- a CDS encoding glycerophosphodiester phosphodiesterase translates to MGELQKKKLLFVFVSICMLLLVGYEARPFHHVEMNGMISVAHRGASNFAPENTQSAFRKALELGADFLECDVHLSKDGELIIMHDDKVDRTTNGSGYVKNFTLAELKELDAGGKFHSSFAGEKIITLNELLEEFYGETGLLIEIKKPSMYPGIEERVVALLGEYNDLNSIIVQSFDIESMRKMNTLLPELEVALLIKPSIQSLSSQKIIDLTSFATYINFNVSYVNKREINQIHNQGGKVLVWSTKNRGWVDKAYQYNVDGIITDFSIWPVEGPIQLVQE, encoded by the coding sequence ATGGGGGAGTTACAGAAAAAGAAGCTATTATTCGTCTTTGTAAGTATATGTATGCTACTTCTAGTTGGTTACGAGGCACGACCTTTTCATCATGTAGAAATGAATGGAATGATTAGTGTTGCGCACCGTGGCGCTTCTAATTTCGCTCCAGAAAATACGCAGTCCGCTTTTCGAAAAGCGTTAGAGCTTGGGGCAGACTTTTTAGAATGTGATGTGCACCTGTCGAAAGATGGAGAGTTAATCATTATGCATGATGACAAAGTGGACAGGACAACAAATGGTTCTGGCTATGTGAAAAACTTCACGCTTGCCGAATTGAAAGAGCTAGATGCAGGAGGGAAATTCCATTCTTCATTTGCCGGAGAAAAAATCATTACTTTAAATGAATTGCTCGAAGAATTTTACGGGGAAACTGGTTTATTAATAGAGATTAAGAAGCCATCGATGTACCCGGGTATCGAAGAGCGAGTAGTGGCTTTGTTGGGTGAATATAATGATTTGAACAGCATTATTGTTCAATCTTTCGATATCGAATCGATGAGGAAAATGAACACGTTGCTTCCAGAATTAGAGGTGGCCCTACTCATAAAACCATCTATTCAATCTCTGTCCTCTCAAAAAATAATTGACCTGACATCCTTTGCGACATATATTAACTTTAATGTCTCATATGTCAATAAACGTGAGATCAATCAAATACATAATCAAGGTGGAAAAGTATTAGTTTGGTCTACGAAAAATCGAGGATGGGTGGACAAAGCTTATCAATACAACGTTGACGGCATCATTACAGATTTTTCAATTTGGCCAGTCGAGGGCCCCATCCAGCTGGTGCAAGAGTAA